A window of the Thermoleophilia bacterium SCSIO 60948 genome harbors these coding sequences:
- the truA gene encoding tRNA pseudouridine(38-40) synthase TruA — MGRRSRTGARCRRAATGARPRTPRPRPGCVTSSAGLPRASLARVASRRLDISYDGSGFSGWASQPGRRTVQGELETALETVLREPVALTVAGRTDAGVHALGQVASFDLAGAVPSDLAWRLNGLIGEDVAVRGVTRAPDGFDARRWARSRSYVYRVLAAPQRDPFERGRALWVSRRLDLDALDRCAAALPGEHDFTAFTPTETDHVRFTRRIFAAGWTRSAREGGSILEFRITADAFLRGMVRALVGTMLDVAEGRRDTVSFERLLAGAPRSEGGRTAPAHGLYLERIEMGDGPTEWVGAPRTEIEQRSEEER; from the coding sequence ATGGGCCGAAGGTCTCGCACGGGGGCTCGCTGTCGCCGCGCGGCGACTGGCGCGCGCCCTCGGACTCCTCGGCCGCGGCCTGGTTGCGTGACCTCGAGCGCTGGACTCCCGAGGGCTAGCCTCGCCCGCGTGGCGAGCCGGCGCCTCGACATCTCATACGACGGATCGGGCTTCTCGGGCTGGGCTTCCCAGCCGGGCCGGCGGACCGTGCAGGGTGAGCTCGAGACGGCGCTCGAGACGGTGCTGCGCGAGCCGGTCGCGCTGACCGTCGCCGGGCGCACCGACGCGGGCGTCCACGCGCTGGGCCAGGTCGCAAGCTTCGACCTCGCCGGAGCCGTTCCGAGCGATCTCGCGTGGCGGCTCAACGGGCTGATCGGCGAGGACGTCGCGGTCCGAGGCGTGACCCGGGCGCCGGACGGGTTCGACGCTCGTCGCTGGGCGCGCTCGCGCTCCTACGTCTACCGGGTGCTCGCGGCGCCGCAGCGCGATCCTTTCGAGCGCGGGCGGGCGCTCTGGGTGTCCCGCCGGCTCGATCTCGATGCACTCGATCGTTGCGCCGCCGCGCTGCCGGGCGAGCACGATTTCACCGCGTTCACGCCGACGGAGACCGACCACGTCCGCTTCACGCGACGGATCTTTGCGGCGGGGTGGACGCGGTCGGCGCGTGAGGGCGGTTCGATCCTCGAGTTCAGGATCACCGCCGACGCGTTCCTGCGCGGCATGGTCCGCGCGCTGGTCGGCACGATGCTCGACGTCGCCGAAGGCCGGCGTGACACAGTGAGCTTCGAGCGGCTGCTCGCCGGCGCGCCGCGCTCGGAGGGTGGGCGGACGGCACCCGCGCACGGGCTCTATCTCGAGCGGATCGAGATGGGCGACGGTCCGACCGAGTGGGTAGGGGCGCCCCGGACCGAAATCGAGCAGCGATCCGAGGAGGAACGATGA